From the Anopheles merus strain MAF chromosome 2L, AmerM5.1, whole genome shotgun sequence genome, the window GTCCTGGACGATGGCGCCGTCGAGGGCTGGATGGCCGCGGAAACGCGCATGGCCCCGGACGCGCACGGTGCGTTCTATCCGCTCGGGGAGGAACGGTCCTCCTCGAACCCATCGCCACCGCCCATCCCCGAGACGCAGAACAACTACAAGCTGAGCCGAAGCATGAAGAACCTGCCGAAGAAGCGCACCAACATCACCGCCAACAAGAACGTGAACCTGCGCAAATGCTTCCGACTGCGCTCCAAGACGTTTGACGGACCGTTGGCCCTGGAGGGTGGCGATGGCGGTGGGCGGACAATGCAGGAAAGTACGCTCGGAAGCACGCCCTCGATCGTGGAAGGCGGAAACCACCATCGCAGTGAAGGCGTTGGAGGCGAACGGCGCGAAACGGTGACGGCGGCTGACTCGATGACACTGGcgagcaacaacagcagcagtcgaCTGATCGGAGCGAAGTTGGACAAGATCAGCAAGAGTCTGATGCGGTCCGGGGATGGGGAGGGTGGTACGCTCGACATTGCCAAGCCACTGTTCCTGTCCGCGAGCAAACATCGGCGCAGCAACTACAACCATATCGAGGGATGCGATGACGACGATATGGTGATAAGAGGCAACGATGCCAACGGGCACTGGAGGCAAGAGGAAGAGCTGGTACTGACGTCCGCCACGGGGCCATCCGCTCTCGGCAGGAGAGAGACCCGCTTGGAGCAGGAAACGACCCTCTCGACGATGGTGGAGGAGCAAGACCGGGCGGCGACGGCGGCCGAACAGACGCCGTCGGTGATGGAGCGGCTGACGGTGGCGGAGACGGCGGCGGCACTGCTCTTCGAGAAGGTCAAGTACGACCGCACCAAGCGCTACCTGATCGACCAGCTGACGGACGGTGGAGGGGGAGGAGAGCACGGTGCCGCCAGCAGCCCGCCGAGCGCTTCGTCCTGCTGCCCGTCCCCGTTCCATCTGGCGAAGAGTGAGGACTTTGTCGATCCGTGGAAGAACTACAACATCCGGCCGAGTGGGACGGGCTGGGACAAGGTGTCCAAAAGCCCGTGGGACTCGTCCGCCAAGCCGAGCCCGGTGCGCGGCGAACTCAGCAAAGCACCGCTGACGCACACGTTCGTGGAGATCccgcaccagcaacagcagcaccagtcACAGCAGCAAACCTCCCTACCGTCCTACCAGCCGATGCGCACCCACTGGAACCCGTTCGAGTACTCGCCGGCACATCTCGCCCGGCTTGCCGCGGCCGGAGTCAACGTCCAGTCGACGCCTCCGCCAcatcagccgcagcagcagcagcagcagcaataccGGCCAGCGTTCCAGGTGCAGACGGACGTCTGGGAGAACCTGAACAGCAAGCACTACGAGATCGACACGGACGTGGTGTGGCGGTCGACCCGCTGCTCCTCCCGCCGTACCAGTGCCAGCACGGTCGAGACGTGGATCGACGACGAAACGTTCGACAACTCCTTCAACGAGGAGCTGGAGCGGCGCTGTGCTACGCTGAAGATTTGCGAGTGAGGTGCGAGTGCGTCGCGAAACAACCGTCGGGATCCGTCCACCAGAGGCATATATTAGAGGGTTCCgagggagacagagagagagagagagagagagagagagagagagaagaagagcGAGAGTGGTCACTCCTTCTCTTCCATTTTGTGcaattttacagggttttccaggagttctcagcatccttgttggacaaatccaataggaatttccaaggagcctgtccaaaacAGATTACCATAGAGTCCAATATggatcatatgaagttcacttcccattagaaagagtcaaggaagtgtcccacaactatgagaacccctggaaaacactgtagtgtgtgtgtgtgtggaagatCTTTTGAAGTGAATGTGGCTAACATCTCGCaactgtctctctctctgtatttATGTCACAATGCGGCAATATTAAATATCTCCGGAGGACAAGCCGAGTCAAGGGTGGTTGTCACTGGCAAGTGTAAAGTGGGTGCAGTTGGTGCCATTAGTGGGGAACCTTAAACGTAAACTAGCTAAATGGGAGGAGGAACGAAGGATTTCttttttacacatgattttcttTTGTGATATATCGTAGTACCAgtatgcgtgtgttttttttagtaattttttgttaaattggtTTAGAATTCCTGCTTTAATTAACTCTTACCAGTGTGGCGTTGTTA encodes:
- the LOC121593644 gene encoding uncharacterized protein LOC121593644 isoform X1, which encodes MTMSHLLKQTKKCCAKIIRKLSFNPVSATNGSSGGTDQSPTNNGHGLNNRITTAKYVLHKNCTPTRCKVQPRDGTVLDDGAVEGWMAAETRMAPDAHGAFYPLGEERSSSNPSPPPIPETQNNYKLSRSMKNLPKKRTNITANKNVNLRKCFRLRSKTFDGPLALEGGDGGGRTMQESTLGSTPSIVEGGNHHRSEGVGGERRETVTAADSMTLASNNSSSRLIGAKLDKISKSLMRSGDGEGGTLDIAKPLFLSASKHRRSNYNHIEGCDDDDMVIRGNDANGHWRQEEELVLTSATGPSALGRRETRLEQETTLSTMVEEQDRAATAAEQTPSVMERLTVAETAAALLFEKVKYDRTKRYLIDQLTDGGGGGEHGAASSPPSASSCCPSPFHLAKSEDFVDPWKNYNIRPSGTGWDKVSKSPWDSSAKPSPVRGELSKAPLTHTFVEIPHQQQQHQSQQQTSLPSYQPMRTHWNPFEYSPAHLARLAAAGVNVQSTPPPHQPQQQQQQQYRPAFQVQTDVWENLNSKHYEIDTDVVWRSTRCSSRRTSASTVETWIDDETFDNSFNEELERRCATLKICE
- the LOC121593644 gene encoding uncharacterized protein LOC121593644 isoform X2, with the translated sequence MIIRKLSFNPVSATNGSSGGTDQSPTNNGHGLNNRITTAKYVLHKNCTPTRCKVQPRDGTVLDDGAVEGWMAAETRMAPDAHGAFYPLGEERSSSNPSPPPIPETQNNYKLSRSMKNLPKKRTNITANKNVNLRKCFRLRSKTFDGPLALEGGDGGGRTMQESTLGSTPSIVEGGNHHRSEGVGGERRETVTAADSMTLASNNSSSRLIGAKLDKISKSLMRSGDGEGGTLDIAKPLFLSASKHRRSNYNHIEGCDDDDMVIRGNDANGHWRQEEELVLTSATGPSALGRRETRLEQETTLSTMVEEQDRAATAAEQTPSVMERLTVAETAAALLFEKVKYDRTKRYLIDQLTDGGGGGEHGAASSPPSASSCCPSPFHLAKSEDFVDPWKNYNIRPSGTGWDKVSKSPWDSSAKPSPVRGELSKAPLTHTFVEIPHQQQQHQSQQQTSLPSYQPMRTHWNPFEYSPAHLARLAAAGVNVQSTPPPHQPQQQQQQQYRPAFQVQTDVWENLNSKHYEIDTDVVWRSTRCSSRRTSASTVETWIDDETFDNSFNEELERRCATLKICE